The following is a genomic window from Aminivibrio sp..
CACTGGCAGTGGGAGGCATCGGGTTTTATGCCATGCACATCGGCGGGCAGGGGCTCGAGGATTCGGCCCGGCAGTACGAGATCACCCTGGCGGAATCCCTGTCCTACCGAATGGACGCCACGTTCAACAAGTTCGACGGCATGCTCAAAGCCCTTTCGGCCCTTGTCACCACAAGGTTCACTACCCTTCCCGATCCCGAAGTGGCGGACATCGTGGTTCCCCAGTTCGGCGCCCAGAACGGCAAGTTCATGACCGACCTCGGAATACAGTCACCGGAAGCCCGGAGGCTGTTCATCATCTTCAACCCTGAGATCTACGGCACCGAAAAGACCTTCATGGTGGCCTTCGAGCGGGCGGATCCCGGGTCCCTTTTCATGTTTCTCGACGGGAAGAACATGTCCCCCGCCCAGCTCATCGACAGGAAGGACCCCTCCACGGCATGGTTCTGGAGGCCCCTTGACACCGTCGCTCCCTACTGGGGGGACATCCAGCGTTCCGAGAGCGGCGAGGAAGTGGTGGTCTATTCCCAGCCGGTCCTCATCGACGGCCGGGTTGCCGCCGTCGTCGGAATGACCTTCTCCTTCGACTTCGTCCGGGCGGTTCTTGATTCGGTAAAAATCTACGACACGGGGTACGCCTTCCTCCTCAACCGGGATCTGAAATATCTCCACCACCCCACCCTGAAATTCGAGGGCCCGGGATTCCGGGAAGTGGTTGACGGGAGCTTCGCCCAGTACGCCGACGGC
Proteins encoded in this region:
- a CDS encoding Cache 3/Cache 2 fusion domain-containing protein; its protein translation is MKLNRLATRILAVVIVLLALAVGGIGFYAMHIGGQGLEDSARQYEITLAESLSYRMDATFNKFDGMLKALSALVTTRFTTLPDPEVADIVVPQFGAQNGKFMTDLGIQSPEARRLFIIFNPEIYGTEKTFMVAFERADPGSLFMFLDGKNMSPAQLIDRKDPSTAWFWRPLDTVAPYWGDIQRSESGEEVVVYSQPVLIDGRVAAVVGMTFSFDFVRAVLDSVKIYDTGYAFLLNRDLKYLHHPTLKFEGPGFREVVDGSFAQYADGILSEKKGRIDYLWNGVPKTMSYWTLANGYVVFVAADVRESLSAVGAMRRAVYIGIVGVLVVASIVVILFSRSLARPLQAVAERARYVAETGDLTASIEA